The DNA region CTCTGTCATAGTGACTTTTATCTTTAAAATACTTTTCCAGTCCGGCTTTATCGATCAAGTCATCGCGCTGCCCAGGAGAGATCACTTGATGTTCTCTTTGGGTTTTATTCACGGGTCCTTTAAGTTGTTCAGCTGGATACTGATTGGAATAAACTGAATGGTTTAACTCCACCCCAGGGCTCAGGTTCGTCGCGAAAGCGGATGGCGCGCTTAAAAGAATGGTTAGCGAAAGACGAGTTCCAAACATGAATTATCCTCTCCAATATCATAATACAGGAGCGAACAATTGTAAGGGCGAGTGCAATTGACCCGTCCTTAGACTAGCTTTCCTCCAGCCTAACTGGAGGAAACTCTTATAGATCGTAGAACTTAGGAAGACCCATCTCTGAAACCAGAACGATGGAGTAATGCGGAGGCAGAAACCAGCTTAGGGCTTCTGCAATTCCCTGATGTTCCTTCTCTGGCGGATTCCCCAAGGACTCCAGGGAGAATGCCAGATCGTAATTCTTACGATCCTGACTCATCACCAAAATACGCGGGCGCAAAACTGCCTGATCACGGAAGAATTCTTTGATGATTGTGCGAACATATTGTGGAAGATACTGTGGAGAAGCGTCCCCAGCATGAAGCGCCTGACCTTGTTGCAATTCCAAAGTACCTACTGGAGCTTCATCGGCAGTTCTGTAGAACAAGCCGGTCTCTTTGAAGTGCCAAAGCATACCGTAAGTGAAAACATAGTCCGGATAGTTCTTTTGCGGATTTACGGCCAAGCCCACACCTTTAAGTGCCGCCCACTGCATGATCTTATTTGCCGGCTCTGAAGCATCCATGGAAGTTTCAGTCAGCATATAGGGCCAGCCATCCGGTCCTTGTTGAGGAGCATCCAACATCAATTTCACGCTGCCGGAAGTGATCGCCATGAAGAAATCAATCTCCCATTGGTGATCACGTTGTTCGTCAGGTACTTTTACGATTTCGTTCAAAGTCATATTTGCTCCATCAAGGATCCAAAAAACAAAAGGCCAAACCCGCAGGTTCAGCCTTTGTATTGCCCTTCAAAGTTTGGGTCAAGACGCGATTAGTACTCTTCAACAATCACGATAGAACTGAAGCCAACTTTAGTTTGTGCCTTGCCGTTCTCATAAACTTGACGACCCGTTCTTGAATCGATCACTGGCATATGGCCTTTATCAGCTCTTACAACTGCGTCGTGGATCAAGTTGATTGGACCGGATTTAACGCGAACACAGCCACCAGAAGCACGGGAACCCAATGCCGCAACACCATTCGCCTCGCCACCTACGATATCTGGCGGAACCTGGTGAATAGCCAAACCGCGTTTGTCGTTAAAGAACATCGCATAAGGCATCATGAATTTAGACTCACCTGAGCGGTAGTCATAATTGTAAACGCGTTTGATGTTATAGAATCCGCGAGTTGTGTGTCTCCAGTGAGATTCACGAGAACCTTTGAAGATACCGTTTACGATACCTTTGAATTTACCGATGTATTCCAACTGTTCAGTACCAGTGGAAACATTAGTGGAAAGAACCAAGCGACGGTTTGTGTACAGACGAAGTTTCTGAGCACCAGGACCCTTCGCAGCTTTATTGATAACGATCACGTTGGTGAAATCGTTGTAGGCAGTGTCACCTGCAAGATATGCAGCCTCATTAAAAAGAATACCTTTTGGAGCTTCGTAAGCATCTTCAACCATCAAACGCTTTGCTGCTTCTTCACGCTTGGAAAGTTTAAGAGGTTGCTCTTCAGGGATGGATTGAGCAAATGCTGCCAAAGAGAATGTGGACGCCAAAAGCGCTGCCAGTACAAGTTTCATTGCGACTCCTTACAATACGTTCTGGTACTTTCAATCAAGTTCCATTCGAGGAGTCAGATAACTTAGGTACCGTTGGAAATCATTAGTTTTGTGAAGAATGGAACAAATCACCATACTTCGCACACTTAAAGTTAATCACGTTTAACCAAAAACACCCTACTTTGCAGTTGACCGCCCAAAAAACGCATAGCGTCACTGGCCATCTCTCGACTTCCCACTCTATGACGACGGGCCTACGATTGTTGTTCAACAAGTTAATCCTCAAAAGGAATTGAACATGAAAATCCTAGCTCGCTTTGCACTTCTGATCTCTGTTTCTATTCTTGGCTTCGCCTGCGCACATCACCGCGATGTCAGACCCAGCGCCAGTGGTGATCACAAAGTGATCCTGAATCAGGAAGATAAAGAAGCTGGCTATAGAGATGCGATGTCTCAGGCAGAAGACTACTGCAAACAAACCGGCAAAATGCCTCTGATCGTAACTGAGGGATCTAAATACCAAGGCAATATGGATGAAGGCACATATCAAAAAGCCAAAACCGCTTCCAAAGTAGCCCAAGCAGCCGGCAGTGCCGTCTTCGCATTGGGTGGCCAAACAGAATCCACCGTTGGCGGCATCACAGGCCTTGGCGGCTCCGTAGCCCGCGGCGCTCTAGGCAACGGCTACCGCTACGAACTAGTCTTCCGCTGCCAATAGCACTAAGGGGTCTGCTTGGAAGTTCTGCTTAAAGCAAACCCTTCAAAATCCGGTACGTCTTTACCGGTTGCCAACTTCAAAGCATGCATGGACTGACCGACGAGCGAATACCGATACAGGGTGGACTTAAGTGTCTGCCCTAGTTTTTTCATAGATTGATCGTTCCAACCCGTGGATTCGATTTCCGCGTGATAAGTGTAAGCAACCGTCATTGCCCATAAGTACATATAGCAGTTTGCCAGATATCCATTCAGAGTAAATACGGGGGTTGTTCCCCACATACTTCTGTCCTCTTCAAAGTAAGGCGCAGCCTTAACGGACTTGGTGATTTCATTTACAACAGACTGCAGATCATCTTTGTCTGGATTAAACCCGGAATACACATGCAAAGAAATTTGCGACAAATGCAACAATCCATGCGCTCTCTCATCGACTTCTTTTCTCATAAATTTAGTAAGCATTCCAACTTGCGCATCGGTTAAGGACTCGCCCGTTTTATAGTGCTTGGCAATTTTCTTTAGAACGTAGGGATTCTGCCCCCAATACTCAAGAACCATACTCTCAAACTCTAAGCTATCCTCTTCAATTCTGAACTGTGGACTGATCGTGCCTTGATTTTTCTTCCTCAAATATAACGCAAACAAATGTCCAAACTCATGGAAGAATCCAGAAAGCTCCTCAAAGTCCAGAAGGGAAGGTTTATCTGGAGTCGGGGAAGGAAAGCCGAAGGACAGCACACCAATGGGAGTGATGCTTTCACCATTCTCCAAAGAAGGTTCTCGTAAAGTTGACCAAAATGCACCAATGCTCTGAGTGCCAACAATTTTTTCTCCGGCTCTTTGGTACGGATCAATATAAAATCCACCAAGCTTCGTGCCGTCTTCATCAAACAGCCAATAAAACTCGACGTCGGCATTCCAGGATTTAACCTCGGCAGTTGCATTTTCAAAACGGATCGAAAAGCATTCTTCAAATAATTTGAATATTCTTTCTTTGGTTTCCTTATAGGGAAAGTACTCTGCAATCTTCGCTGCATCAAAGCCCTGTGACTCATTATAAAGTCGACCATAAAGCGCAAGATCCCAAGCCTCTAGCTCCTGAATACCGTCCCGAGCTGCCATTTCACGATAGGAGTCATGAAGCTGTTCCTGGGTTTTCTTATAAGCTAAGGCAAGAGACTTACAAAGCTGATCCAACTGATCAGCCGTTGCCGTATTAACATCCAAGGAGCTTTCCAAGAAATTCTCAAAGCCGCGAATCTGCGCCAGCTCTTTTCTTTTTGTCAGGATATTTCGAATCGCCTCGCTGTTATCAAACTCACCATGTGAGGCGATTTGCTTTCTTTGTTTGTAAATTTGCTTTTTCAATTCACGATTTGGGGAATATTCCATGAAGGGAAGGTAAACACCTGTGGTGAATGAAATTAACCAAGGACCCTGCTCTGGTGTTGATTCGTTTTTCTTGAGATGAGTATTGAAATGTTCGGAAGCACGCACGACCCATTGCTGCGGAAGTTCTCCCAGGTCCTTGCGATCATGAACAACGATTCCACCCGCCACCGTGGCCTTTTGAATATTTGAATTAAAAACTTCGGACCATTTTGCGATCTCTTTATTGATCCCAGAAATGCTTTGTTTTAATTGGGCATCCGCCAAGGTTCCTTGGCTTTTTGCATTATTAAGAATGCTCTGGATATACTTCTTCTGTTCTTGTTTAAAAGATTGATATTCATTGCCCTCTTGCAGGGATTGAACTTTCGCGATGATTTCAGTGGTGGAAACAAGTCTTCGTTCCAACTCAGTATAGTCCGAGAAGATTTCCGAATAGGCCTCTTGGTACTCATCGTTAGAAATGGAATAGACATAGACCACAATAAGTCGACTGGCAAAGCTGGCCACTAAAACTTCCGCCTCATAGAACGGAACCATAAAGTTATCCCAAGTCGGATCACTGACAGCTTTCAGAGTGGCGATTTTCGCATCAAGTTCTTTACTAAGCTGCGCAAAGGCAGCCTTGATCTCGGCCTTTGATGAATGAGTCATCTCGAAGCATCCGTTGGAACTTAAAAAACGCTCTGACATTTTTCTCTCCACACCTGCTGTTCCACGAAAGAACAACGCCCCTGTCAAGGCAATGGACAACAGGCAAATAAGTTCAAAGAAGCCCCGCTAAGAGCCCCCTGATTCGGTTCTAAGTACTACTCACGAAAAATAGCAAACCAGAGGCCAATCCAAAGATTGGAATGAAAGCAGCGAACACTGCTCGGAGTTATCTGCCGGCGGCAGATAACAACAAAACCTGAACTTCGATTTTAGGGGATGTTTCTTTAGAAAATACTTCGGCGACGCCGAAGTGCAGACAGTACAAATAAAAAAACCGCCCTATGGCGGTTGTTTTTACGGGGCCCTATCGCGGAAGCGATGGGGAGATCCAGAAATTAAAAAAGCTGCTCTAAGGCAGCTTTTTTAATTGGTAGGGAGTACAGGATTCGAACCTGCGACATCCACCTTGTAAGGGTGGCGCTCTACCAACTGAGCTAACTCCCTATTGGTAAGAAGGACCTATGTTTATCTGCGTCCTTCCGACTTTGCAATAACTTTTTTAAATATTTTAATAAATTTCTTAAGCCCTAGCGGGACACACACGTTTCTTGCGAGAAGCGGAAACGCGATGAAACCTTGGACAGCTGTAAGTTCACCATTTCACTGGTAGTTTTAGCTTCCACGCTGCCTACAGAAAGAACCATCACAGAATTTTTGTAGAGATTACCTGAAGTCGGTGGCTGAGGAGAGTTCTCCAAGCTAAATGACGTCAGTCTCAATCTGTAAACCGTACCACCACAGCTGGTCATTTGCGCCAGGATCATTTTTCCTGTCTCAAAGCCCACGCCCTCAGCCAACACTCTGCGAGTTTCCCCGTCAATTTGTCTGACCAAAAGTTGGCGACCACCGCTGGTCTTTTCTTTCACAACTTTAAATGCGAAATAAGACACGTAATCGTCTTGTTCGATTCTCCACAACCCTTGGATATCATCCCATGGGAACGGCTGAGCCGAAGACCATGGCCAAGGAATTGGTCGGTTGTCTCCAGACGGCATGATCGTACCTTCGTCATTCGAAGGATAAGCATGACCAACACTGGAAAAGATCAAAAGAGCTGCTAGTAAAATATGACGTAACATGAAATTCCCCTTTAGTGCTCGAAATGAATGCGAGCAGCTTTATTCATGTAATAGCCGTTTTTGGCTCTAAAAATATATTTTGGTTTTTCGTAGTCTGGTTCAATCAACTTACGAAGACGTTTAATCGTCACGTAAATCTTATTGTCATGAACAGCCGGATCATACGGTTGTTTCCAGACGTTCTCGACCAGGAATTCCTTGGAGTAGATCGTGCCTTGGTTCTGAACGAACAGGCGCAATAGATCCAAAAGAATGAACTGATTTTTGAAATCGATGCGACCCAGCTTGCGCTCGGTAACCGCATGATTAACTTCATCAAACACAAGGTCGTAGCTGTGTTGAGAATCCGCTCCGATTTTAGAAGCATAGAATTGGGCAATTTTCGCAAGACGAACGTGGTTTTCAGTGTCGATGGATTTTTGTGCCAAAGACAGATAAACACGCGCCAGATCTTTTTCGCCCATTTCGAAGTACACATCACCCAACTGAATCATCAGGTAAGACGCAGAAACCACGTTACGAGTCTCTTTCAAAGCATCATATGCTTTCCAAAGAACCGTGATGGATTCCTCGTACTTTTTCATCTGAGCCAAAATGTTACCATTCAGGATCAAAGCAGAAATTCTTAGCTCTGGGAAATTATAAACCTGGAAGAAAACCTCAAGGTTGTAGATCTCTTTCAGGGCGTCCGCGTAGCGAGCGACTGAAGGATTGGAGTAAACCATCGCAAGACCGAAAATAGCATTGCAGATGTCTTCCTTATTATCCGTAGCAAGCGCCAGCGCCAGGGCCTTTTGTACGTAATCAAGGGCATCGTCCGTCTGATTTTTGTAAGACGCACATACCGCAAGGAAGTAGTAAGTTTTAGAATTAAGTTCGAAGCCTTCTTTAAGGACAAGGTCTTGGAGTTTTTCCTTGGTCGCATTGATGTCTTCGATTTGTTCGCGTTCGGCAAAAATACGCAACAAAAGTGTTTGGCACTTCAAATAAGCAGAATGATTTTTCTCGGCGAAATAGCCATTAGCTGCTTCGCGGAGATGGTCCGTTGCGGGACCGAACTCTCCACGATCGCAATACAGCTTGCCGAGCTCATAGGCGCGATCGAATTGACTCATAGAAATTAAAACTCCAAATATTTCCAGATTCTGAGGAACGACAGGTTCTGTCAGATTGTCAGGATATCGTCAATGCGAGATGCGGGATGTTGCTCAAAAAGTGAGCATACTGAGAATTGATTTCAGTAAATTAATGTTCTGAGCTGGAACGGATGTAGTTGCTCGGCGCATCATTTCGCAATCACTTAAAAAAGTACGTGTTTGAAGTCGTCCGCGAGGTGCTTTTTCACTTCCTGAATAAAAAGCTTCACATTGATGTTCTGTTTATGGCGAACCGGAGTTACGGCCCAGATATCTTTTTTACCTTCATTGTAATTTTCCAAAACCGAAACAAGTCGGCCGCGCTTTATATCCTCGAAAGCATAAGAGCCAGGCAGTCTGGCGATTCCCAGTCCCGCCAAAGCCGCCTTATGCAAAACCCGGGGATTGTTACTTTTAAAATT from Bdellovibrio sp. GT3 includes:
- a CDS encoding L,D-transpeptidase family protein, whose amino-acid sequence is MKLVLAALLASTFSLAAFAQSIPEEQPLKLSKREEAAKRLMVEDAYEAPKGILFNEAAYLAGDTAYNDFTNVIVINKAAKGPGAQKLRLYTNRRLVLSTNVSTGTEQLEYIGKFKGIVNGIFKGSRESHWRHTTRGFYNIKRVYNYDYRSGESKFMMPYAMFFNDKRGLAIHQVPPDIVGGEANGVAALGSRASGGCVRVKSGPINLIHDAVVRADKGHMPVIDSRTGRQVYENGKAQTKVGFSSIVIVEEY
- a CDS encoding M3 family metallopeptidase → MSERFLSSNGCFEMTHSSKAEIKAAFAQLSKELDAKIATLKAVSDPTWDNFMVPFYEAEVLVASFASRLIVVYVYSISNDEYQEAYSEIFSDYTELERRLVSTTEIIAKVQSLQEGNEYQSFKQEQKKYIQSILNNAKSQGTLADAQLKQSISGINKEIAKWSEVFNSNIQKATVAGGIVVHDRKDLGELPQQWVVRASEHFNTHLKKNESTPEQGPWLISFTTGVYLPFMEYSPNRELKKQIYKQRKQIASHGEFDNSEAIRNILTKRKELAQIRGFENFLESSLDVNTATADQLDQLCKSLALAYKKTQEQLHDSYREMAARDGIQELEAWDLALYGRLYNESQGFDAAKIAEYFPYKETKERIFKLFEECFSIRFENATAEVKSWNADVEFYWLFDEDGTKLGGFYIDPYQRAGEKIVGTQSIGAFWSTLREPSLENGESITPIGVLSFGFPSPTPDKPSLLDFEELSGFFHEFGHLFALYLRKKNQGTISPQFRIEEDSLEFESMVLEYWGQNPYVLKKIAKHYKTGESLTDAQVGMLTKFMRKEVDERAHGLLHLSQISLHVYSGFNPDKDDLQSVVNEITKSVKAAPYFEEDRSMWGTTPVFTLNGYLANCYMYLWAMTVAYTYHAEIESTGWNDQSMKKLGQTLKSTLYRYSLVGQSMHALKLATGKDVPDFEGFALSRTSKQTP
- a CDS encoding helix-turn-helix domain-containing protein; protein product: MSQFDRAYELGKLYCDRGEFGPATDHLREAANGYFAEKNHSAYLKCQTLLLRIFAEREQIEDINATKEKLQDLVLKEGFELNSKTYYFLAVCASYKNQTDDALDYVQKALALALATDNKEDICNAIFGLAMVYSNPSVARYADALKEIYNLEVFFQVYNFPELRISALILNGNILAQMKKYEESITVLWKAYDALKETRNVVSASYLMIQLGDVYFEMGEKDLARVYLSLAQKSIDTENHVRLAKIAQFYASKIGADSQHSYDLVFDEVNHAVTERKLGRIDFKNQFILLDLLRLFVQNQGTIYSKEFLVENVWKQPYDPAVHDNKIYVTIKRLRKLIEPDYEKPKYIFRAKNGYYMNKAARIHFEH